A DNA window from Polynucleobacter sp. AP-Titi-500A-B4 contains the following coding sequences:
- the trmD gene encoding tRNA (guanosine(37)-N1)-methyltransferase TrmD, translating into MRFDVVTLFPEMFSALTQWGVTGRACEHSLASVHLWNPRDFCSDPRKTVDDRAYGGGPGMVMMAKPLEDTLAGIKEAHQAAGVKTGPICLLAPQGERFSQKIASNILNLGNLTFVCGRYEAVDQRFVDRNVDLQLSIGDFVLSGGEIPAMAMMDAVIRLIPGALGDGESATQDSFMNGLLDYPHYTRPEIYENLSVPDVLLGGHHAKIADWRRQKSLELTFRLRPDLIDSARANGLLTREDEQFLRSL; encoded by the coding sequence ATGCGCTTTGATGTCGTCACTTTATTTCCAGAGATGTTTTCTGCGCTCACGCAGTGGGGTGTGACGGGTCGTGCCTGTGAGCATTCTTTAGCTAGCGTTCACTTATGGAACCCTCGAGATTTTTGCTCTGATCCTCGCAAGACAGTCGACGATCGCGCTTATGGTGGCGGTCCAGGCATGGTCATGATGGCTAAACCCCTTGAAGATACTCTTGCCGGAATTAAAGAGGCTCACCAAGCTGCTGGAGTCAAAACCGGTCCCATTTGTCTTTTAGCACCTCAAGGGGAGCGTTTTTCTCAAAAAATAGCCTCCAATATCCTCAATTTAGGAAATTTGACCTTTGTTTGTGGTCGCTATGAGGCGGTAGACCAACGCTTTGTAGATCGCAATGTGGATTTACAGCTTTCTATCGGTGATTTTGTGCTTTCTGGGGGTGAAATCCCCGCTATGGCCATGATGGATGCGGTTATTAGGCTGATCCCAGGCGCCCTAGGGGATGGCGAATCTGCCACCCAGGATAGCTTTATGAATGGCCTTTTGGACTATCCGCACTACACCAGACCCGAGATTTATGAAAATTTATCGGTGCCAGACGTGCTTTTGGGCGGACATCACGCTAAAATAGCGGATTGGCGTCGGCAGAAGTCTTTAGAGCTGACGTTCAGGTTAAGGCCAGATTTAATTGATTCGGCTAGAGCCAATGGGTTACTAACCCGAGAAGATGAACAATTTCTTCGCTCGCTGTAA